A region of Rhodopirellula islandica DNA encodes the following proteins:
- a CDS encoding methyltransferase regulatory domain-containing protein, with amino-acid sequence MTNYDEVPYPDFIHPATHPGNMAAIARLHGVNAPPPESCRVLELACGPGGNLISLATLLPSSHFEGVDFAAGHVKTGNAMIGKLGLTNIQLHHAKIEDWVTHPESEQDRFDYIIAHGVYSWVPEEVRQSILAICQMRLSANGIALISYNTYPGWHQRQMARDMMRYHADGIEDPHKRLRHGKALLSSVAQNVPQGSAYRVALEEELKALDQANEAYISHEQFEDTNRPCYFHEFAAEAGAQCLQVIAEADWGDSTYEQVRPDVASALASLPKIRRGQTLDFFRRRTFRQTLVCHESVAVSEQLQSADMASMHFVTSSSLQGDQITGSNGLSGTVEDPTTRQAMECLVAEYPASMSYQELCEVVETEEPRSLATLQTDLFNLVCVGLVSVSASPTEVRREVSSHPRALPLAREQVLRGDTVTNLRHQPIRLDDTTAHLIRCCDGETDHAGLVERMVAYSMANGGLVEGDQVVTGEESLRVLVTAKMTSNLQRLAAMALLVG; translated from the coding sequence ATGACCAACTACGACGAAGTCCCGTATCCCGATTTCATTCACCCGGCCACGCATCCGGGCAACATGGCCGCGATTGCTCGACTGCATGGAGTGAATGCACCACCGCCGGAATCGTGTCGCGTCTTGGAACTTGCCTGTGGGCCCGGCGGCAACTTGATTTCGCTGGCGACGTTGCTTCCCAGCAGTCACTTTGAAGGAGTCGACTTCGCCGCTGGCCACGTGAAGACCGGCAACGCGATGATCGGCAAACTTGGGCTCACCAACATCCAGTTGCATCACGCCAAGATCGAGGACTGGGTGACGCATCCGGAGAGCGAGCAGGACCGATTTGATTACATCATCGCTCATGGGGTTTATTCCTGGGTGCCGGAAGAGGTCCGGCAATCGATCCTGGCGATTTGTCAGATGCGATTGTCGGCCAATGGAATCGCTCTGATCAGTTACAACACGTACCCGGGTTGGCACCAACGCCAGATGGCTCGTGACATGATGCGTTATCACGCCGATGGGATCGAGGACCCGCACAAACGACTGAGGCATGGCAAAGCCCTGTTGAGCTCCGTCGCGCAGAATGTCCCACAAGGGTCGGCGTACCGCGTGGCTTTGGAGGAGGAACTCAAAGCACTCGACCAAGCCAACGAAGCGTACATCTCTCATGAGCAATTCGAAGACACCAACCGGCCGTGCTACTTCCATGAGTTTGCGGCGGAAGCGGGGGCCCAATGCTTGCAGGTCATCGCCGAAGCGGATTGGGGGGACTCCACCTACGAACAGGTCCGTCCCGATGTGGCCTCGGCACTGGCTTCGCTGCCGAAGATTCGCCGCGGGCAAACGCTGGACTTCTTTCGACGACGCACGTTTCGGCAAACGTTGGTGTGTCATGAATCCGTTGCGGTCAGTGAGCAGCTGCAATCGGCCGACATGGCGTCGATGCACTTTGTGACCTCATCGAGTCTGCAGGGTGATCAGATCACCGGTTCGAATGGGCTGAGCGGGACGGTGGAAGATCCCACGACACGGCAAGCGATGGAGTGTTTGGTCGCTGAGTATCCCGCTTCGATGAGTTACCAGGAATTGTGCGAGGTGGTAGAGACCGAAGAGCCCCGTTCGTTGGCCACCTTGCAGACGGACCTGTTCAACCTCGTTTGCGTGGGATTGGTGTCCGTCAGTGCATCCCCCACGGAAGTTCGCCGAGAAGTGTCGTCGCACCCACGAGCCTTGCCTCTGGCTCGAGAGCAAGTTTTGCGAGGAGATACAGTCACGAATCTTCGTCACCAACCCATTCGGTTGGACGACACGACGGCGCACTTGATTCGTTGCTGCGATGGAGAAACGGATCACGCGGGTTTGGTTGAGAGGATGGTCGCTTACTCGATGGCCAATGGCGGTCTCGTCGAAGGAGACCAAGTCGTCACCGGGGAAGAGAGCTTGCGGGTCTTGGTGACTGCCAAGATGACGTCCAATCTGCAGCGACTCGCCGCGATGGCGTTGCTGGTCGGGTGA
- a CDS encoding NupC/NupG family nucleoside CNT transporter gives MNEILPRLVCGLGIVVFVTLAWSISTDRRRFPWRIVIGGLLLQFTLAVLVLQTHLGRKTFKHVGDGFQTLMRTVDAGSGFLFATGPDNPLGDSLLATFAFGVLPTVIFFSSLMSVLYHLGVMQRIVWTMAWVMKFSLKTSGPETLAAAANVFVGHTEAPLVVRPYLAKMSRSELCAMMTGGFATVTGGLLGAYAKMGVDISHLLTASIISAPAALLIAKVMVPDTPNELDAKRSARNRNLADDTMTLKIERTHVNAIAAAVEGASDGLKLALNVGAMLIAFLALIALIDLLLGGICTTFGWIDSNNAPQITLGVILGYACWPLAWLLGIPASECRAAGELIGLKTVANEFIAYQQLGQLVQSDEPPISERTATVLTYALAGFSNFAAIGIQVGGIGGLVPERKSDLASLGLRAMFGGLLACCMTGAIAGMML, from the coding sequence TTGAACGAGATCCTTCCAAGATTGGTGTGCGGTCTGGGCATCGTGGTGTTCGTGACACTGGCGTGGTCGATCAGCACCGATCGTCGGCGTTTTCCCTGGCGGATTGTGATCGGCGGCCTGCTGCTGCAATTCACGCTGGCCGTGTTGGTGTTGCAAACCCACCTGGGCCGCAAAACATTCAAACACGTCGGCGATGGCTTCCAAACACTGATGCGCACCGTCGATGCTGGTTCCGGTTTTCTGTTTGCCACCGGCCCCGACAATCCACTGGGCGATTCCTTGCTGGCAACCTTTGCGTTTGGAGTGTTGCCGACCGTGATTTTCTTTTCGTCTCTGATGAGCGTTCTGTATCACCTGGGTGTGATGCAACGAATCGTTTGGACGATGGCCTGGGTGATGAAGTTCTCTTTGAAAACGAGCGGCCCGGAAACGTTGGCTGCAGCGGCAAACGTATTCGTCGGTCATACCGAGGCTCCCTTGGTCGTCCGCCCGTACCTGGCAAAGATGAGTCGTAGCGAACTGTGTGCGATGATGACCGGCGGATTCGCAACTGTGACGGGAGGCTTGCTGGGCGCCTACGCAAAAATGGGTGTGGACATCAGCCACCTTCTGACCGCATCGATCATCAGTGCTCCCGCAGCGCTCTTGATCGCGAAAGTCATGGTGCCGGACACGCCCAATGAACTGGATGCCAAGCGATCGGCTCGCAACCGAAACCTCGCTGACGACACGATGACACTGAAAATCGAACGGACTCACGTCAACGCGATCGCAGCCGCGGTCGAAGGTGCCAGCGATGGTTTGAAGCTGGCACTCAACGTGGGCGCAATGCTGATCGCGTTCCTGGCACTGATTGCCTTGATCGATTTGCTGCTCGGCGGCATCTGCACGACCTTCGGCTGGATCGACTCGAACAATGCTCCCCAAATCACGTTGGGCGTGATCCTGGGCTACGCCTGTTGGCCGCTAGCCTGGTTGCTGGGGATCCCGGCATCGGAATGCCGAGCGGCCGGGGAACTGATTGGACTGAAGACTGTCGCCAACGAATTCATCGCCTATCAACAACTGGGGCAACTGGTTCAGTCCGACGAACCGCCCATCAGCGAGCGGACCGCCACCGTGCTGACCTACGCGTTGGCCGGTTTCAGCAATTTCGCAGCGATTGGAATCCAAGTCGGTGGGATCGGCGGATTGGTCCCGGAACGAAAATCGGACCTGGCTTCCCTGGGTCTCCGAGCGATGTTCGGTGGGCTGCTGGCCTGCTGCATGACCGGTGCCATCGCCGGCATGATGCTCTGA
- a CDS encoding ThuA domain-containing protein yields the protein MNTLNVRRLHLVPALILLFSAAAIAPPTSLAETQKLVLVAGKPSHPPRMHEFNAGVQLLADSLKDVEDLDVEVVLNGWPQDETIFENADAVVFYMDGGGRHEIVQEEGRRLKMIDEWVKNGVGLGFMHYGVEVVTDQAGQEMTRWIGGHYENQFSCNPIWEPTFAVFPDHPVTNGVQPFQANDEWYFNMRFLSGMAGNEAKEIDGLQFQPILLAKPSDDVRDGPYVYPQGPYAHIQASGGRAEAMMWVVERSDGGRGFGFTGGHFHDNWGIDDYRKVVLNALVWTAKGQIPEDGIQSTVNEEQLDQNLDPKKPRKKK from the coding sequence GTGAACACCTTGAACGTCCGTCGTTTGCATCTCGTCCCTGCCCTGATCCTGCTGTTCAGCGCCGCTGCGATCGCTCCCCCGACCAGCCTGGCAGAAACTCAAAAACTCGTCTTGGTCGCCGGCAAACCCTCCCACCCACCTCGAATGCACGAATTCAATGCGGGTGTGCAACTGCTAGCTGATTCCCTGAAAGACGTCGAGGACCTGGACGTGGAAGTGGTCCTGAATGGATGGCCCCAAGACGAAACCATCTTTGAAAACGCCGATGCCGTTGTCTTTTACATGGACGGTGGCGGACGCCATGAAATCGTCCAAGAAGAAGGCCGTCGACTCAAGATGATCGACGAGTGGGTCAAAAACGGCGTGGGACTCGGTTTCATGCACTACGGCGTGGAAGTCGTGACCGATCAAGCCGGCCAGGAAATGACTCGCTGGATCGGCGGTCACTACGAAAATCAGTTCTCATGCAACCCAATCTGGGAACCCACCTTCGCGGTCTTCCCCGATCACCCTGTCACCAACGGCGTTCAACCGTTCCAAGCCAACGACGAGTGGTACTTCAACATGCGATTCTTGTCCGGGATGGCTGGCAACGAGGCGAAGGAAATCGATGGCCTGCAATTCCAGCCGATCTTGTTGGCCAAACCATCCGACGATGTTCGCGATGGCCCCTACGTTTACCCCCAAGGTCCCTACGCTCACATCCAAGCATCAGGCGGTCGCGCAGAGGCCATGATGTGGGTGGTCGAACGTTCCGATGGTGGTCGAGGATTTGGATTCACCGGCGGTCACTTCCATGACAACTGGGGCATCGACGACTATCGCAAGGTCGTGCTCAACGCGTTGGTCTGGACCGCCAAAGGGCAAATTCCCGAGGACGGCATCCAATCCACCGTGAACGAAGAACAGTTGGATCAGAACTTGGATCCCAAGAAACCTCGCAAAAAGAAGTAA
- a CDS encoding DinB family protein, with amino-acid sequence MNLSDMVFRGYLGDLEDADLMRRPGPGCNHLAWQVGHLVVAEVNMLGGMFPDYTTELPEGFEEVHGKDNASCEDASQFNTLAEYLELMTKVRANTLAALEAMDESKLDDPAPEQMRAFCPTVGDMMILIGMHPMMHAGQIVPVRRESGKPVLF; translated from the coding sequence ATGAACTTGAGCGACATGGTCTTTCGTGGTTACCTTGGCGACCTGGAGGACGCCGATCTGATGCGTCGGCCGGGGCCGGGGTGCAATCACTTGGCTTGGCAAGTCGGGCACTTGGTCGTGGCGGAAGTCAACATGCTCGGCGGCATGTTCCCCGACTACACAACCGAACTGCCGGAAGGCTTTGAAGAAGTCCACGGGAAAGACAACGCGAGCTGCGAAGACGCGTCTCAGTTCAACACGCTCGCTGAGTACTTGGAGCTGATGACCAAGGTTCGAGCCAACACCTTGGCGGCTCTCGAAGCGATGGACGAGTCCAAGCTCGATGACCCGGCACCGGAACAGATGCGAGCGTTTTGCCCGACCGTGGGTGACATGATGATCCTGATCGGGATGCACCCGATGATGCACGCCGGTCAGATCGTTCCCGTTCGTCGCGAAAGCGGCAAACCGGTTTTGTTCTGA
- a CDS encoding dockerin type I domain-containing protein, with amino-acid sequence MQNSSRRLRVENLEHRRLLAADSMIGPQHPDAWGEVSVELDPIAGEGDSTREISGREAEGESVLQVRLDFSLDSSNFFTTRYPQAKAVMQEVVNQVVDRFNDTLAAVNPPSRSQIQWQPAVLDPRTGALTSLPQSFRAAANEIVVYVRGNNLTGLTRGLGGYNSFGVGYNCPDQACVNQANAFISNLTTRGETGAAATTPSDFAPVVGAITIDTRSEVDWNFGAVDTGESGQSDFRAVVAHEFAHVLGFGTAPSFNRYVSGGQFAGPKANAIYPGSANIPMNGSSHLASSVRDVVPTTMTNHFDGMLSDLDYAILDDIGWELTPDTRPTVQVTTTEQTVPESAGTVAIVATLSAAPSQSISVPVVISGTALASSDYTASPAAFNFAAGQRTATMTVNVVDNTTNEGVEALTIRLADSSVAKLGADIEALITILDDDGSPVAQTQLNSADFSSTPISVPGNNQPVAYLFRASANTTLRVTKVGSTASSEAFFVLDENLQPIGEYSGSGDLSVTLSANQNYVLRFESRSAAEQYQIASTAGFPSISNDSPTNLLQPADVTGDGEVSALDALRVINALNAAGVSEINVGDEVLEQGNYYDVTGDGKVTSLDALRVINSLSSSSTANAESDLATSSEVAFAAGDASSGEANASQADSQTTGGLELNGFVPALVSVRLSDHDHSHDDDHDDETVHDDRHHEEYMGTSSSILAPALVDSFFVEFGASCLA; translated from the coding sequence ATGCAGAACTCCTCCCGACGCCTTCGCGTTGAAAACCTCGAACATCGACGCCTGTTGGCCGCCGATTCCATGATCGGTCCGCAGCACCCCGATGCTTGGGGCGAAGTATCGGTGGAGCTCGATCCGATAGCAGGGGAGGGAGATTCCACCCGAGAGATTTCAGGCCGCGAAGCGGAAGGCGAAAGTGTCCTCCAAGTCCGATTGGATTTCTCGTTGGACAGCAGCAACTTTTTCACGACTCGGTACCCGCAAGCCAAAGCGGTGATGCAGGAAGTTGTGAACCAAGTGGTCGATCGATTCAACGACACGTTGGCCGCGGTCAATCCACCGAGTCGATCTCAGATTCAGTGGCAACCGGCGGTTCTCGATCCGCGGACGGGGGCACTGACCTCTTTGCCGCAATCGTTTCGAGCGGCGGCCAATGAAATTGTCGTCTACGTTCGCGGGAACAACCTGACCGGGCTGACTCGCGGCTTGGGCGGCTACAACTCCTTTGGGGTTGGTTACAACTGTCCCGACCAAGCCTGCGTCAATCAGGCCAACGCGTTCATCAGCAACCTGACCACTCGAGGCGAGACCGGTGCGGCGGCAACGACGCCCAGTGACTTCGCACCGGTGGTGGGTGCGATCACGATCGACACGCGGAGCGAAGTGGATTGGAATTTTGGAGCCGTTGATACTGGCGAATCCGGTCAATCGGACTTCCGTGCGGTGGTGGCGCATGAGTTCGCTCACGTGTTGGGTTTTGGAACGGCACCTTCTTTCAATCGCTATGTTTCCGGCGGCCAATTTGCGGGCCCCAAGGCGAATGCGATTTACCCGGGTTCCGCGAATATTCCTATGAATGGCAGCAGCCACTTGGCCAGTTCCGTTCGCGACGTGGTGCCGACGACGATGACCAATCATTTCGACGGCATGCTGAGTGATCTCGACTACGCGATCTTGGATGACATCGGTTGGGAACTCACACCCGACACCAGGCCAACCGTTCAGGTCACAACAACGGAGCAAACCGTTCCGGAATCGGCAGGCACGGTGGCGATCGTTGCGACGCTGTCCGCCGCACCATCCCAGAGCATTTCGGTGCCGGTGGTGATCTCGGGAACGGCATTGGCGAGTTCGGACTACACGGCCAGTCCGGCGGCGTTCAACTTTGCAGCGGGCCAACGCACTGCGACGATGACCGTGAACGTGGTCGACAACACCACCAACGAAGGCGTGGAAGCGTTGACGATTCGGTTGGCTGATTCGAGTGTCGCCAAACTGGGCGCCGACATTGAAGCGTTGATCACAATCCTCGACGACGATGGATCACCGGTCGCCCAAACACAATTGAACTCGGCTGATTTCAGTAGCACGCCGATCTCGGTGCCTGGAAACAACCAACCGGTTGCCTACCTGTTTCGCGCGTCCGCGAACACGACGCTGCGAGTGACCAAGGTTGGATCGACGGCATCATCGGAAGCGTTCTTTGTGCTCGATGAAAACTTGCAGCCAATTGGGGAGTACAGCGGCAGCGGCGATTTGTCGGTGACGCTGTCTGCCAATCAGAATTACGTGTTGCGCTTCGAATCGCGGTCGGCCGCGGAGCAGTATCAAATCGCTTCGACCGCTGGCTTTCCGAGCATCAGCAACGATAGCCCCACCAATCTTTTGCAACCAGCGGATGTGACGGGCGATGGCGAAGTCTCGGCATTGGACGCGTTGCGGGTGATCAATGCTTTGAATGCGGCCGGGGTATCCGAAATCAACGTCGGTGACGAGGTGTTGGAACAGGGGAATTACTACGACGTCACCGGTGACGGGAAGGTGACGTCACTGGACGCACTTCGAGTCATCAACTCCTTGTCGAGTTCGTCCACCGCGAATGCGGAGTCTGATTTGGCGACTTCATCAGAGGTCGCGTTCGCAGCAGGGGACGCGAGCTCAGGCGAAGCGAATGCCAGTCAGGCTGACTCGCAGACTACTGGTGGCTTGGAACTGAATGGATTTGTGCCGGCCTTGGTGTCCGTTCGGTTGTCTGATCACGATCACTCGCATGACGACGATCATGACGACGAGACGGTGCACGATGACAGGCATCATGAAGAGTACATGGGAACTTCATCAAGCATTCTCGCACCCGCTTTGGTGGATTCGTTCTTCGTTGAGTTCGGGGCGAGTTGCTTGGCTTGA
- the surE gene encoding 5'/3'-nucleotidase SurE: MRILLTNDDGVHAPGLAALRQQLRHLGEVITVAPATEQSGVGHSITYLTPLVPKSIHRDGVHWAWAVEGSPADCVKLSLAELFAEEPIDLVVSGINNGLNAGINVLYSGTVAAAIEGAFFGVTSVAVSLENSDDNDFDAAAVIARNVIGEIVRHKESQGGLFNLNVPTAATESASEVKVVPMGLAQYGRRYEKRQDPGGRDYYWALWTQPNKPPAEMTDVTQLREGYVTLTPLCFNLTREDLLGEMKDWDLRP, translated from the coding sequence ATGCGAATTCTGTTAACGAATGATGATGGCGTTCATGCCCCAGGTTTGGCGGCGCTTCGCCAACAACTGCGTCACTTGGGCGAAGTCATCACGGTGGCTCCGGCAACCGAACAAAGCGGTGTCGGCCATTCAATCACTTATCTGACACCGTTGGTTCCAAAATCCATTCACCGCGATGGCGTCCATTGGGCGTGGGCGGTGGAAGGTTCACCAGCCGATTGTGTGAAGCTTTCGCTTGCCGAATTGTTTGCTGAAGAGCCCATCGATTTGGTGGTCAGCGGCATCAACAACGGGTTGAATGCGGGCATCAATGTTTTGTACTCCGGCACCGTTGCGGCTGCGATTGAAGGTGCGTTCTTTGGCGTGACCAGTGTCGCCGTGTCGCTGGAGAATTCCGACGACAACGACTTCGACGCCGCGGCGGTGATTGCTCGCAATGTCATCGGCGAAATCGTTCGGCACAAAGAATCTCAAGGCGGGCTGTTCAATTTGAATGTGCCCACTGCGGCGACGGAATCGGCCAGCGAAGTGAAGGTGGTGCCGATGGGATTGGCTCAATATGGACGTCGTTACGAAAAACGTCAGGATCCCGGTGGACGCGACTATTATTGGGCATTGTGGACGCAGCCCAACAAACCGCCTGCGGAAATGACCGACGTGACCCAGCTTCGCGAGGGGTATGTGACGCTGACCCCCCTGTGTTTCAACTTGACGCGGGAGGATCTGCTAGGCGAGATGAAGGACTGGGATCTGCGTCCGTGA
- a CDS encoding protein adenylyltransferase SelO yields the protein MTFDLTFDNRFTRDLPADSEPRNFTRQVHQAGFSRLKPTPVSAPKWVAGSKEVADLIGLDPKWLGSAELTEVLVGNALAEGMDPFAMCYGGHQFGNWAGQLGDGRAINLGEVVTADEKHWTLQLKGAGLTPYSRTADGLAVLRSSVREFLCSEAMHHLGVPTTRALSLVLTGEKVLRDMFYDGHPEHELGAVVCRVAPSFIRFGNFEIFASREDTETLRVLVEHTIRSEFPHLLSKSEPDAEIGPDVIAAMFEEVCRTTAEMVVHWMRVGFVHGVMNTDNMSILGLTIDYGPYGWLEDYDPDWTPNTTDAQGRRYRYAHQPQIAQWNLVALANALVPLVKEAEPLQRGIAVYVEEFQRSWHSMMAGKLGLSKYESETDDELVDSLLTLLQLAETDMTIFYRRLADIELGTPEAPRALELAAVLRHLSEAHYVADEITDEYQQAMMDWIRSYQKRVLSDGGFPADDSQRRQRMNAVNPKYVLRNYLAQLAIDACDKGDDSLVTELLEVLRRPYDDQPGKERFAEKRPEWARHRPGCSMLSCSS from the coding sequence GTGACATTTGATCTGACGTTTGACAATCGATTCACGCGAGATTTGCCCGCGGATTCGGAGCCGCGAAATTTCACTCGCCAAGTCCATCAGGCGGGTTTTTCGCGTCTGAAGCCGACGCCGGTTTCGGCTCCGAAGTGGGTGGCGGGTTCAAAAGAGGTCGCGGACCTGATCGGCTTGGATCCCAAGTGGTTGGGATCGGCCGAGCTGACCGAAGTGTTGGTGGGCAACGCGCTCGCCGAGGGCATGGATCCCTTTGCGATGTGCTACGGTGGGCACCAGTTCGGAAACTGGGCCGGACAACTGGGCGACGGCCGCGCGATCAATCTCGGCGAGGTTGTCACCGCAGACGAGAAGCACTGGACGCTGCAACTCAAAGGGGCCGGACTGACGCCGTATTCTCGGACCGCGGACGGTTTGGCGGTCTTGCGATCGAGTGTTCGCGAATTTCTTTGCAGCGAAGCGATGCATCACTTGGGAGTTCCAACCACTCGGGCGCTGAGTTTGGTGCTGACGGGCGAGAAGGTGCTTCGTGACATGTTCTACGACGGGCATCCGGAACATGAACTGGGCGCGGTTGTGTGCCGAGTGGCACCCTCGTTCATTCGGTTTGGCAACTTCGAAATATTCGCCTCGCGGGAAGACACCGAGACATTGCGAGTGTTGGTGGAACACACGATTCGTTCGGAGTTCCCTCACTTGCTGTCCAAGTCCGAGCCAGATGCCGAGATTGGCCCCGACGTGATCGCGGCGATGTTCGAGGAAGTTTGCCGGACGACTGCTGAGATGGTGGTGCACTGGATGCGAGTCGGCTTTGTCCACGGTGTCATGAACACCGACAACATGTCGATTCTTGGGCTGACGATTGACTACGGCCCGTACGGTTGGCTGGAGGACTACGATCCTGATTGGACGCCGAACACCACCGACGCGCAAGGGCGAAGGTATCGGTACGCGCATCAGCCTCAGATCGCCCAGTGGAACTTGGTCGCTCTGGCCAACGCCTTGGTCCCGTTGGTCAAGGAAGCGGAACCGCTGCAGCGTGGGATCGCCGTTTATGTCGAAGAGTTCCAGCGAAGTTGGCACTCAATGATGGCCGGCAAGTTGGGGCTGTCGAAGTACGAGAGTGAGACCGATGACGAGTTGGTGGACTCGTTGCTGACGTTGTTGCAATTGGCCGAAACGGACATGACCATTTTCTATCGTCGGTTAGCGGACATTGAATTGGGAACGCCCGAGGCACCAAGGGCACTGGAGCTTGCTGCCGTGCTCCGTCATCTTTCGGAGGCTCACTACGTTGCCGACGAGATCACCGATGAGTATCAACAGGCGATGATGGATTGGATTCGATCCTATCAAAAGCGAGTCTTGTCGGACGGCGGTTTTCCGGCGGACGACTCGCAGCGGCGTCAGCGGATGAACGCGGTCAATCCGAAGTACGTTTTGCGAAACTACTTGGCTCAGTTGGCGATTGATGCCTGTGACAAGGGCGATGATTCGTTGGTGACGGAGTTGTTGGAAGTGCTCCGCCGTCCGTACGACGATCAACCGGGGAAAGAACGCTTCGCCGAGAAGCGACCCGAGTGGGCGCGACACCGTCCGGGTTGTTCGATGCTGTCGTGCAGTTCATAA
- a CDS encoding DUF1552 domain-containing protein, protein MEPIAPRKPSKRLSRRRFLQRTGISAAALNFTMNLPSLALAADATPRQRLIIVFSPNGVIPDHFWPKGDEEKLEFKRILKPLEPFADQTLTIKGLCNQIQGDGDGHMRGMGCLLTGIELFPGDIQGGSDTPAGWSMGISIDQFLKNQLQADPSTRTRFGSLEFGVMVPDRADTWTRMSYAGANQPVAPIDDPYKMFDKLYGQAKNRELLASVLDDLTDDFKKIESMVSMEDRHLLQQHVELVRKVEKDLKIELEASTKTVGHAVPELTPNVEVQNDNMPEITRMQMELLVSSMAADFARVATFQITNSVGQPRMRWLDIDEGHHGLSHEPDSNEDAYEKLIRINTWYCEQIAHLAKRLQDTPEPGGSGSMLDNTTIIWTNELGKGNSHTRNDIPFVCVGGGLGLRTGHAKDYGKVSHNRFLMTIAEQMGFAQKSFGNPDFCGDGSLTGLV, encoded by the coding sequence ATGGAACCCATCGCACCACGCAAACCATCGAAACGTCTTTCGCGTCGTCGGTTCTTGCAACGCACTGGCATCAGTGCCGCGGCGTTGAACTTCACGATGAACTTGCCCAGCTTGGCTTTGGCGGCTGACGCGACGCCACGTCAACGGTTGATCATCGTCTTCAGCCCCAACGGCGTGATCCCAGATCACTTCTGGCCGAAGGGTGACGAAGAGAAGTTGGAATTCAAACGCATTCTGAAGCCTCTGGAACCGTTCGCGGACCAAACGCTGACGATCAAGGGTTTGTGCAACCAAATCCAAGGCGACGGTGACGGTCACATGCGCGGGATGGGATGTTTGTTGACCGGGATCGAGTTGTTCCCCGGTGACATCCAAGGCGGCAGCGACACGCCCGCGGGTTGGTCGATGGGGATCAGCATCGATCAATTCCTCAAGAACCAACTGCAAGCCGATCCATCGACGCGAACTCGTTTTGGTTCGTTGGAATTCGGTGTGATGGTTCCCGATCGCGCTGACACTTGGACTCGCATGTCTTACGCGGGAGCCAACCAACCGGTCGCGCCGATCGACGACCCGTACAAGATGTTCGACAAGTTGTACGGGCAAGCCAAGAACCGTGAGTTGCTGGCAAGTGTTTTGGATGATTTGACCGACGATTTCAAGAAGATTGAATCGATGGTCAGCATGGAAGATCGGCACCTGTTGCAGCAGCACGTGGAATTGGTTCGCAAGGTCGAGAAGGACCTGAAGATCGAATTGGAAGCGAGCACCAAAACGGTGGGGCATGCGGTTCCAGAGTTGACACCCAACGTCGAAGTCCAGAACGACAACATGCCCGAGATCACTCGAATGCAAATGGAGTTGTTGGTCAGCTCGATGGCGGCCGACTTCGCTCGCGTCGCAACGTTCCAAATCACCAACAGTGTCGGCCAGCCGCGGATGCGTTGGTTGGACATTGATGAAGGGCACCACGGGTTGTCACACGAGCCCGATTCGAACGAGGACGCGTACGAGAAACTGATTCGGATCAACACGTGGTACTGCGAGCAAATCGCTCACTTGGCCAAACGTTTGCAGGACACGCCCGAGCCCGGTGGCAGTGGATCGATGCTGGACAACACCACGATCATCTGGACCAACGAGCTTGGCAAAGGCAACTCGCACACCCGGAACGACATTCCGTTTGTGTGTGTTGGCGGCGGTTTGGGACTGCGAACGGGACACGCCAAGGATTACGGCAAGGTGTCCCACAACCGATTCCTGATGACGATTGCCGAGCAAATGGGCTTCGCCCAGAAGAGCTTCGGGAACCCCGACTTCTGCGGGGACGGATCGCTGACCGGACTCGTGTAA